DNA from Nymphaea colorata isolate Beijing-Zhang1983 chromosome 4, ASM883128v2, whole genome shotgun sequence:
CTCAACGTGCACCAAGGAAATGTCCCCGGAGGTAAAAGAGAGAGCCAGCCTATAAAAGTTTGCCTATTTTAGTAGAACTCAAACAAAAATGATAACgacaataatttttatttagtcATCATCATCTCGATGAACGTCCTTTCTTTCTATCTTCATCTTTCAATCCTCCGGCGTGAAAGGTTAACTTTGGGTTTTGCATGGGGTTAAGCTTTAAGGAAATTGCTTCCGCTTCTCACATCTAGGAAGTGATTTTTTCGCtttgaaagagagaagaaattgcATGGCTCGTGTCACATAGCCGCATTCAGACAAACCAATCGAACTAATGCTCCATCGCTGCCATTGAAGCccaatttttacatgtaaactagACGAATCAAATTCGGTAATCACTACATAAAAGCCAgcaaattgagagagagagagagagagagacctttccCCTGGCATCGTTGGCAATGCACCCGTCCGGTACCATGACAGATGACACAGGGCGGCTCTGGCTTCTCTACCTTCTCTTTCCACACATTCGACTGCACCCACACAGAAAAAAGGAGCCACAGAAGACTTTACCACTCCATTCActagaaagagtgagagagagagagagaaagagagagagacctccgTCTTGACGACCCAAGTGGGCTTGGAGAGGCGGAAAGGCGAAGGCGGAGGGAAGGGACTGTGAGGCAAGGAGTCGCCAGACGGCTTCCCCGCATAGACGACGACCGAGAATCTAGCCGCTCGCAGCATCTGTGGAGAGAACGGCGCCCCGTTCGCTGTCTCTTCTCACCTCTGCCTTCCGCGGGCTCGGATTGATTTACCCGCGACCGCCACCAAGGTCAGCCTCCCCCCGTCTTCTCTGCAGTGCCACACTAGCTGGTTCAGCTTCTGATCGGGCCGTACTGgtatggaaaaaagaaaaccgtGGCTAGTCACATCTCCTCCGGATACCCGGCCCGATCGGATCTGGTTTAGgccgcaaaaaaaaaaatatatatcgaTTCAAGCTGACTCGATATTCGATAACTTATTATTCCGATCGGTTCCACGATCaggtttgatttattttttaagtattaatatatttattattaaaatatattttatattcatatttttttattttatattttaaaaacattttttattttaatggagtcgagttcgaactcgGATGTCAAGCATCCAATCAAGTCCAAActcaattttcagaatttgatGAGAACTCCACTTGTTTAAGTTTGATTCGGCTCGACCATCATCAATGttgaaatataataaaaaataattaaacaaataGCGATTAACATGCTAAAACAAACAGGACAGTTTAAATGAAAACAAGTTGAACGAATATTGAGTTGAACTCGAGCCTGTTTTATGCAGCTCGAGGTTCTTGAGTGGAACTGAGCTCAACTTGACTCAGTTCATGTGAAACTCTAGATACAATAGTCAACACAGcttcaactcgagctcaagctcggctcaaCTCGTGCACAGCCTTAAATACATagattattttttaacattgaaTTGTATTGAAGacattataaaataataaaaacatttactttttttttttttcctagaaaTGTTTGGTAGACACCAAAGTGCGTCGGTTTATGTGGCACATCATTCAGGTTCTTGGTATTATATAAAAGCCGACGTACTTTTTGGGtggaaaatttacaaaaaaaaaaaaaaaaaaccttcaacTTTGATGTAtttagataattttttttctccgcCGCGGCGCCCTGAGTTTTGCTTGCTTAGGTATTTCCGTGCACCAGTGAGGAGGTTATCCATCCACCCCCTCTTCATGCcgtatcttcttcttctttgcagtgAAGTGAAGTATAACCGGAGAAAGTCAACAGGACGGGGGAGCTGGAAGATGAACTTCCAACAAATACgaacaaaagcagaaaaaatgtCAAAGCTTGAGGagctaggcctgggcatcgggccgggcctaGGCCAGGTCTTGGGTCCAACGGGCCGACCCAGGCCGGATCTTaccgggctggcccgatgcccaggctggATTATAAATAGTTTATACAGTACATGTTGAATGGTGAATGGTAAGCCTGAGGGCTAGTCCAATCGGGCTCGAGCCGagaccaaaaaaattattttttttataatatattgtttattattaaaaatgtaatttatatttaaaaatattttttattttaatcaagttAAATCGGGTATCGAACTCGGTCTGGAGTATCGGACATCGGATCATCCCAAGCGGGACTCTCATCGAGCCgtgccggcccgatgcccacgcGAAGGGCTCCAACGACTGTATCGTGCATGGTTAGGTTCTTAGACACTTTCGGCAGGTTAAATCGCCCACAAACCTAAACCATTCTCATGAAAGACActaaatatatttgaaaatgtcattttcagCACTAatagactatatatatatatatatatatggtaagagagagagtgttcgCGTTGAGAATCTGTTGAGAGATCAACacaaatgatttagtggatttttTAACGAATCATCTTTTTTATGGAAGATAAAATAGTGCTTtactatattttattttagtactttttttttttatcaatgaaGCGTTTGGTTGCCAATTGTTTGTGCATTGAAAGTGgttgtttgtaatttttcaaatgttaaGATCTTGTTTTGCAAATGCGTCAAAAGTATAATGATAGGGAACCTATTCAGAGATCGATTTGCATGCACAAAAAAAGTATGCACCAAAGGAACAAAATCAAGAGAATTaaggtattttcaatttttttttttataaagtagtgcgtacattttagactttttaacttttctacaactgatttttttttccttttaaaatgtttcttttccaTCTTATACACTCTTGTGTACAATTTTTTCTGCGCAAAAATGCGTACATAACCAGGTTTTCGAAGCACAGATATTTTCTCCCTTTAATTATGTATAATTGATGATTCAATTAGATTATGGTCACAAGAATgtcatttgtgtgtgtcaattATATGGACGTTATAATTGGTGGTAGATAATTATTTCATTAAGGTGGCATTTATGATTACAAAACAATTATACGGCTAATTTGCCAATATTTAAAAGTATTATAAGCACTCTCCATTGCAATATGGTAAACTTAATCCACGGCCTTGGAGCATgaagtttgttgttttcttaaGAATTTAAATTTAAGAATGTGGGAAATGACTCGATAAATATGAAACCCTTAGATAGGGGCAGaaataggaattttttttttagtgaaatataatttttcaaaatttttatataggtaaaatgatttttaaaaaaaaaaattgagggagcTCTCATGGCCCTTTCCACGTCCGCCCACGCCTAGAATGTTGTGGATGCTTGCTTGGGTCCATCATTTTACAACCAGTGTTCTCTTTGGGGCCAAATAGTTCTATTTAACTGATAGTAATAAACACCATGACCACAAAAACCTTTCTCGTGTTTTAAACGACaacgtttttttgtttttttttttgagtttgagaaaatatagtaaaatttttaaaaatttcaaaactagaaacgaataagaaaataaaaataagtaagaaaTTAGTAatacaaacattaaaaaaaataagtaggtttgcaacaaataaaaattagaaaatgaaattaaacaGTTTAGCATTAAGAAAggtgaaaaaatgaataaaaggaaactaaaataaaaaatgcaaaaaatgtggaaaatgagttttttttgtattttttaattttaaatggtaaaaaaaaaaacacattcaGGCCCGACTCGGGCGGCCCTGATAAGGAGTCGGGCTGGAGCAGGCCCAACACTTGAAACCTGGACCCGGCTCTACACCTAAAACCTGAACCCGAGTTCGGTTCGGGCCAAGCCAGgcttgatttaaaaaatatatttttaatctaaaataatatataattataattaattataataaaaatattataattatatataacaatcaataaaatatgtaattaaaattttatagaacaGAATTGGACTTAGTCTGACCCACCAATACCAGCCTGGTGCCTTTTTCCGAGCCCGAGTCAGTACCCAACGCCCAACCTTAGTGGGCTCGATACACCCTCGATCATTCAACCCCACATATATAATGACATAACTGTGTTGGTACACCCACACCCGGCCACACCCGGCCAAGCCTGGTCAAACGAAGTCGCTCAAGTCAAAGAGCACCTGCTTTGACTTGACTCCACGAACCCTTTACTCTTGAGGGAGAATCAGTCAAAGACAGCGCTGGAGGTGGGCTCAGCCACTCAAGTCACAGCGCTGGAGGTGGGCTCAGCCACTCAAGtcacgaagaagaagaaggagggcCAGGGCCCCAGAGAAAGGTAGTCAAACATTTCGTGTCTTCCGATCCCGGGTTGGTGAGGGCACAAACCCTATGGCATCGGTTGCCTTAGCATCACCATATGGCATCGGTTGCCTTAGCATCACCAGACCGCCCTGGCCCACCAAACTCACCCgcctatttttatttatttatatttatatatatatatatatatagttaaggTGAATGATGTAAAACTAAAAACCTCATAACTAATTTGAAGTTACCGAAATctaaataatattaaaagacGTATCTTTTAAGCAATCCAAATCAGGAAAAGATCATAACGATATGcgaatttgtttttcaaaacgGATGGAAAagccaaattttttgaaaaaccatttttcagaaaacaaattttattacTTTCACCAATAAATGGCAAGCCTCAACGTGACACATATTATTCGAAGCGGGTCATGTACCTATCAGTATGgttaatgatgaaaatgtttctttttaataaaaaaaaaaaaaaaagaaaacaaaaaaattaaaagactaaaaaaggacatccttttttttaaataatgtttaAACTATCCCAAGTCCCTACCCTTTTTTTGAGCCTATGTTTTAGTAGTATTTTTTACCtaaactctctccctccctcgctctctctaATTGGTTTAAACAAGGGCTAGCAATTTGTTGCTGAAAATGACAATGTAAGTCCGATTCAAGGGCCTTATCAGCGCTAAAGCACAAAATTCTTTTCCATGAAGGTCGGAATTAGGGTTTCGGTAGAGCATGTGCCCCAAAGGGTTACCctaaaactttaatttggtagtTTGATTTAGGTAAACTTGGGTCTAGTTATACGTGACACTTTTCATAAAACTAAATACTCAGTCAACTTGGtcgttaactatatatttagtgtctcGTGTCGTAAAcaaatttcttgctttttttaaGATACCAATACCAaaactggatttggatatgggATTGGATACATGATTTTATTGGACACAGGAAACGGTAAAAAAACATGCCCACAAAATGTAAATCCTCGAAATGATATCATGGGTTTCagtaacaaaaattttaaagaaagtCATTTTCATGAATTTCCTGAAAATGAAGGTGGCAACTGTCATTAGCTGGGGTTTAGTCCTCGGACGGCTTCCAACAAGGACGTGTCCCCCAACTCCATGTTTgcaaaattttctctctctctttttttttcaatctaaaTTCATCCCAATATTTTCATGTCGAAGGCAAACACGTCATTTCCTCCGTTTCCAAGAGCTTATTGGTGCGTAACCATCAAGTCAGCAATGCGGCGAGATAAATTCCGCGTCAAAGCGATATTACTTCCTGCTCTTCATTTAGAGCATTCATTTTCATGATCTCTTTTTTTAAGAACTTTTTTATTGCTCTTCAtttatctcattcattttcatgatcTCTTTTTTTAAGAAGTTAAGTAATGGAAGTCAttataaaaaccatttttattgcttttcatttatctcattcattttcatgatctctttttttaagaacttaagtaaTGGAAGTCATTATAGAAACCTGGTAAATTTTATGACTTTCTTTTTACATTCTACAAGTCTCAAGGCATTAGCGGAGCTCCATATAAGCTGGCGTGGCCAATTACCCAcgcaagcaaaaaaaaaattatttatttttatatagattttttacaattatttacaaaaactttttataaCAATATTTCATAACcaaaaaattctgactcagCCGCTGTTCCAAAGAGTCAGTTTAGTTAAAAATGAGATCcgcagtttttttaaaaaaaaagtaatttaagtatcttttctttctactctttacaaaaaaaaaatttgaataaaattatCAATAGCTAGGAGGTAGGGGTATGAATACATAAAGCGGTCAATAATCAGACAATTCACATCGGATGGGTGGCCAATCAACTCCATCGTAACAGTAGCACGTGTCGTAAGAAACGTATGTCCTAAGCGCAGATATGAATCCCAATGAAAACAACCTTATAGTGAAGCTCCACCAACCTGccttcaaaacaaaatcatgccAAGCTTATCACCATCACATGGCTTCTTCTCTTTGGAGAAAGGAGTTTGGTCAATTATGGCAGCTAGGATGTTACAGTCCATGTTCCTTGATGAGAAgatcaaaatatatatttatatatatggcCGCCCTAaagatttttctgtttttttctttgctttccgGCTGTCCATTTCTTCCAACTAATTCTCAGTCTCAGATGAAAGGAATTGACATGCCCACATTCTTTTACATGTTTATGTGCGCCTATATATGGGTCtctgcaccaccacccatatgACTTGGGAAGAGTCATACAGCCAAACTGTATATCCGCCATGGCCGCTGATCTTCTCATGCCTTTGGTCTTCCTGTCGTCCCTGGTCTTCCTCCTCCTCGGCTtcctcaagaagaagaagaggctgccCCTTCCCCCTGGCCCCCCCACCTTGCCCCTCATAGGCCACATGCACATCA
Protein-coding regions in this window:
- the LOC116252630 gene encoding uncharacterized protein LOC116252630 isoform X1 codes for the protein MLRAARFSVVVYAGKPSGDSLPHSPFPPPSPFRLSKPTWVVKTESNVWKEKVEKPEPPCVICHGTGRVHCQRCQGKGRTNMVHLSMLPKGEWPKWCCTCGGSGLSYCSRCLGTGEYREAMGFQFMKMHGNSAQAQHENDHPQ
- the LOC116252630 gene encoding uncharacterized protein LOC116252630 isoform X2, giving the protein MLRAARFSVVVYAGKPSGDSLPHSPFPPPSPFRLSKPTWVVKTESNVWKEKVEKPEPPCVICHGTGRVHCQRCQGKGAVPVEEVV